The following coding sequences are from one Musa acuminata AAA Group cultivar baxijiao chromosome BXJ2-4, Cavendish_Baxijiao_AAA, whole genome shotgun sequence window:
- the LOC135611336 gene encoding ninja-family protein AFP3-like, producing the protein MEEEEEVSSPVQFCPRDFLRRFGSGGGEELTEAKRGEPSEVEHSLGLSLGGCSGNEPNDRCTASVFPLRKALPEAEAVPADAEEQRKRKRKELQSRKRTRSEKRDRKGDILDEEMEDGQRPSAAATGVVPPALATKPRAGMVDGSKCFRPETQASIGSQGSGCSGVSEFNCGAKQGIEESKPTKAVNATAMNAGRVMGDTKEVERDMMPCVSATGDGPNGTRIEGFLYKYRKGEDVRIVCVCHGRFFTPAEFVKHAGGGDVAHPLRHIVVNPFPSAFL; encoded by the exons atggaggaggaggaggaggtctcgTCTCCGGTACAGTTCTGCCCGAGGGATTTCCTGAGGCGTTTCGGGAGTGGTGGCGGAGAGGAGCTGACGGAGGCCAAGAGGGGAGAGCCCTCCGAGGTGGAGCACAGCCTCGGCCTCTCGTTGGGCGGTTGCTCCGGAAACGAGCCCAACGATAGGTGCACGGCCTCCGTGTTTCCTCTCCGGAAGGCCCTCCCTGAGGCTGAGGCGGTGCCTGCGGATGCCGAGgagcagaggaagaggaagcgaaaGGAGCTGCAGAGCCGGAAGAGGACGAGGTCGGAGAAGAGAGACAGGAAAGGTGATATTTTGGACGAGGAGATGGAGGACGGGCAGAGGCCATCTGCGGCGGCGACTGGCGTCGTTCCGCCGGCATTGGCGACGAAGCCCAGAGCTGGAATGGTCGACGGTTCCAAGTGCTTCAGGCCGGAAACGCAAGCATCCATCGGATCTCAGGGGAGCGGCTGCTCCGGCGTCTCCGAGTTCAACTGCGGGGCAAAGCAAG GCATAGAGGAAAGCAAACCCACGAAAGCAGTCAATGCTACTGCGATGAATGCTGGAAGGGTGATGGGAGACACGAAAGAGGTAGAGAGGGACATGATGCCATGCGTCTCTGCTACGGGAGATGGACCAAATGGAACAAGGATCGAAGGGTTCCTCTACAAGTACAGGAAAGGGGAGGATGTAAGGATCGTGTGCGTGTGCCATGGCAGATTCTTCACCCCTGCTGAGTTCGTCAAGCACGCCGGAGGTGGAGATGTGGCGCACCCACTCAGACACATTGTGGTCAACCCCTTCCCCTCGGCATTCCTGTAA